The DNA window TGACCAGCAGATCAAGCTCCACGTGACGGGATGCACGAACTCCTGCGGCCAGCACTGGATCGCCGATATTGGACTCGAGGGCAAGAAGATCAAGAAGGACGGCCAGACTGTCGATGCCTTCTACTTTTGCGTGGGTGGAGCGGTGGGCAAGTATGCCCGGCCAGCTCGCGCACTGGGCTACCGCGCCGCAGCGGATGAGGTTCCGGCAGCGATCGAACGGATGCTGCGCGCATACCTGCTAGCACGCACTGAAGGCGAGGACCTACGCGCTTACTTCGCACGCACCGATGACGACAGCCTTCGCGCTCAGCTTGCAGGGACGGTGATCGATCCCGTCGAGCGCGACGCTCCGCCGGTCGGTGCGGGACGGCACGCTCCGGGGGAGTAACGAGTTCGCGATATCCTTATTCCGTGGCTGACCTCACCTTCGCGCAAGCTCCCCGCCGTAACTATGCTGTCCCTGTCCTGATCGCGGTCTTGATTCTGAGTGCGGTTGCGGCGATGGGGTATAACCACTTCTCCGGCCGCACGGTGAAGACCTCGATCGCTCACACCGAAGTGTTTCCGATCCGCGTGGTGATGAAGGAGCAGCAGCCACAAGGCTTCAAGGTGCTCTCGGATAAGCCGGTCTCGCATGACGAGGGCATCTACGTCTTAGCGACGGTCCATATTGAGAACCATCTGGCCGACCCACTGTTCCTTAAGGATTTTCACGCTGTTCTTGATACGGACAATGGACAGCTCAGCACCAGCGCGATCGAGCAAGCTGATCTTCCTGCCGTGACCGACGCATTCCCGGAGCTGAAGCCGAAGCTCGCGACTCCGCTGCTGCGCGAGAGCTCAGTTCCGGTGGGTAAGACGTCGGACGGTGTGGTGGTGCTGCAGTTCCCTATCACGCAGGCTATGTGGGACGCGCGCAAGTCTGCGGTACTGACCATCGATCTTTACCACCAGGATTCGATCACCGTGACGATCCCCAAGCCATAAACGTATGAGACGCCGATTTATCGCCGATACCTGGACCGACACAACCGCTGCGCTCACCGGCGACCAGGCGGTGCATCTTGCGCGCGTGCTGCGGGCCGAGCCGGGGCAGATCTACGACATTGTTGCGAACGGATTTCTCCATCGGGCCGAGATTGCCCGGGTTTCCCCTGACGAGGTCCTATTTACGCTGCACGAGGAGTTAGAGGCGAATGCGGCGCTCCCACTGCATCTGCTGCTGGCTATCTTCAAGTTCGACCACTTTGAGTGGGCGGTCGAAAAGGCGACAGAGTTGGGGGTAGGCAGCATTACGCCCGTGCTGGCCCGACGGACGGAGAAGCACCTTGCCCAGGCCGCCGCGAAGCGCGTGGAGCGGTGGCGGCGGATTGCGCTGGAGGCGGCGAAGCAGTCGCGGCGGACAGACATCCCTGCGATTGCCGATCCGATCCCGTTGAAGCTGGCGCTGGAGCAGGAGCCTGCGGCGACGCGGATTCTGCTGAGTGAGACGGAGCAGGAGGTGCCCCTGAGTGCCGCACTGCAGTCCTCTTCTGCGGGCGAACTGGCGCTGGCGATTGGCCCCGAAGGTGGCTGGACTCCGGAGGAGATGGCGCTTTTTACGACGCACGCGTGGCAGCATGTGACGCTTGGGCCGAGGATTCTTCGCGCCGAGACGGCGGCAATCGCGGCCATTGCAATTTCTTCGACGCACTTCTTGTAGTCGCGGTGAGCTAGCTTGCGACGTTCGGCCACGCGACTCGTTGGATAAGCGGCGAGAGGTCCGATCTCATAAAGCCTCCACCGCCACCCAAAGCTGTATTTCGCGCACGACGATCGTCAACACTTCAACGTCTTTATCTCGCCTGCACAAGCTCCGCAACAACCGCAGCGACTTTATCGAGTATCTGGATCCAGCCCTCCATTTGACCGCTATTCTTGGCGCTCTCCATGGGTTCATTTCCGATGAAGGTGAGCTTCGTCTGACCGTTCCCTAGATCCTCAAAAAGGGTCACGTCGTAGGCGCCGTCTACGGCCTCATGCTCGATTCCCAATTGCGCAGGGTCAATCTTGTTTCCCTTCGAGTCTGAGAAGTACATGGAGGAGACGATCTTCTCGTAGGGAACAATCTCGTGGTACTCCGCCGCATTCCAGAACTCCTGCCCGTCCGGCGCCCTCATGCAGCAGAGAAATTTTCCTCCAACACGAAAATCCATCTCGCAAACGGGCGCGGTAAAGCCCTTCGGCCCCCACCACTGCATCACGTACTTCGGGTCTGTCCACGCCTTCCAAACCAGCTCGCGTGGGGCATCAAAAATTCTTGTAACGACCATCCGCTCAACTTCGCTAACCGTGTTTTCCATCATTTCGAACCTCCTCTTTCTTCATTTGATTTACAACTACTTCCAGCTTGTCGAAGCTCTCTTCCCAGAACCGGCGATAGCTCATCGCCCAGTCGCTGACTGTCTTGATCGCCTCTGGCCTAAGCGTGCATACGCTCTCCCGTCCACGCTTCGTCTTGATCACAATCCGCGCCCGCACCAGATAGGCGATATGTTTTGAAATCATCTGCTGAGAAAGTGCAAACGGTTCCGTCAATCCATGAACAGAGGCAGGCCCATGCGAGAGTCGCTGAACCATCGCCCGCCGGGTTGGATCAGACAAAGCAGCAAATGTTGTACCCAAGTTATCCACAACCATATGGTTGTGGATTGTCGAATAGATGTCAAGTGCGAGATTTGCGATTCGTGATTTCTGTCCGAGCGTCTTACCCAAAACCTACGCGGTGAGTGGCAAATCGCCAATGCACCCAGCGAGCCTGCATAACGACTTTCACTTCCCGCGAAGTCAGAGTGATCGTAGGCAGTGCATCCTTGATGCGATCCGGAGCCCGAATTCTGGGACTATCTGGATACAGGAAACAAGAGCGAACTCATCCCACTCGCTGGCGAGTGGGAGCACAACGGAGCTGAAACTCGCTCGTCAATCAGGCCGAAGGGTTCGTACCATCGCGAGCGCTGTCACGTCCGCCCGCACCAGGTTCCCCCGAAACGGCAACCAGTTCCACCGGCGTTTCCGAAACGGATCAGCAGCCGTCAACACCGCGCTGCATATGCCACTGGCCGACTCAGCCTTCGCACGCTGTAGCACTTCCATGACTTTCTCTGGCCCAAACGGATTTCTACCTCCCATGCTCTCGGTGACCCCCTTCGTCACCACGAGGAGCGTCGCTCCCGGCTCGAATGCCTGAATCGAAGCGTCGTACGGCAGGTGAGTGAACAGTCCCAGCGGCACGGACACATTCGGCAGCGCGCGTGTGCCCTCTGAATCCTGAAAGACGGCCGTTTGGCCGCCGGCGTTGATGTAGGCCAGCACACCCAGCTGCACATCGTAGCAACCAACCATCGTCGGGGCGAAACGTACCCCCTTCGCCACCCCGATCAAGGCCTGGTTGATGGCAAGGATCAACGCCTCAGTGGCTTCCATCAAATTTACGTCTCGGCCGTTTAGCAGTCCCTCAGAACTCGTCCGAAAGACCCTTTGCATCTCTGCCAAGATGGGATCAACTTCGGGCCTTCTGCCCGCAATGTCGGTCAAAAGGAACGCCACCCGCGGCCCGACCTGCACCATGTCGAAGAGGTCGCCACCGGTCGGTTCGGAGGAATACTGACCATGAAGATCGATCCCGGTCACCCGGCCGAGGTCCGCACGAATCGGTAAAGGCGACCCTAACTCTGCCAACCCCATCGCAGCTCTCCCATAACACTTTGCGAGATTGTAGCGTGTGAAGGGTGCTGGCGCGGCCAAAGGCTGAAATCCCCTCTCGCGCAATAAAAAAGGCTGAAGGCACGCGCAGTAAACCGGCGAACCTCCAGCCCTTATCGAAGACATCCAAACTTTAGCTGAAGATGTCTTTCACTTTGCTGAAGACGCTTCGTGAGGCCGGAGTGTTTTCGACCGTCATGGTCTCCTCCAGTTGCTTCAGGAGTTCGCGTTGCGACTTCGACAGCTTTGTTGGCGTGGAGACACGGATCTCCACGATCAGATCGCCCTTGCCATGCTCGTTGAGGTGCGGGACGCCCTGGCCGCGCAGCTTGATCTCCTTGCCGCTCTGGGTGCCTTCGGGAACCTTGATCGTAGCGGGGCCTTCGAGGGTTTGGATCTCGAGTTCGGTCCCGAGAGCCGCCTGCGGGAACGAGATCGGCACCATGCAGTGGAGGTCGTCGCCATCGCGCTCGAAGAACTTGTGCGGCTTGACGTTGAGGACCACGTAGAGGTCGCCGGTGGGACCTCCGAACATGCCGGCTTCGCCCTCGCCCTGGTAGCGGATGCGGGTGTCCTGCTCGACACCGGCGGGAACCTTGACCAGGATGGTGTGCTCCTTCTGAACGCGGGTCTCGCCACGGCAGGACTGGCAGGGGTCGCTGATGATGGAGCCGGTTCCGCTGCACTTGGGGCAGGTGCGGGCGACCGAGAAGAAGCCCTGCTGGAAGCGCATCTGTCCCGCGCCCTTGCACTGCGGGCAGGTAACGGGAGCTTTGCCCTTGGCAGCTCCGGAGCCACGGCAGTCGAGGCAGGTCTCCATCCGCTTGATGGTGATCTCTTTTTCCTTGCCGAACACAGCCTCTTCGAACTCAAGGGTCATGTCGAAGCGGAGATCGCGGCCGCGTTGGACGCGGGAGGCCTTACGCTGGCCGCCCATATTGAACATCTCGCCGAAGAGGTCGCTGAAGACGTCGCCGACATCCTGTCCGCCAAAGGGACTGCCACCCTGGAAGGGATTGCCGCCACCCCCGCCGCCATTGAAGGCCGCGTGACCATAGCGATCGTAGGCCGCGCGCTTGTCCGGGTCACTGAGGACCTGATAGGCCTCGCTACAGGCCTTGAACTGCTCCTCGGCCTCCGGGTTGTCCGGATTGCGATCAGGATGATATTGCATCGCGAGCTTGCGGTACGCCGTCTTCAACTCCTGGTCGGAGGCGTCTCGGGATACGCTCAGCACTTCATAAAAGTCAGTCTTCGTCACGTTTGCCGTCGCACTCATCTCTTGGGGACTCTCGTACTTATCTCGTTCTATTCCAGGTTATCTGAAGCTAGGCCGTAACCTGCGCGGAGTTCGACGCAATGCGAACCAGCGCCGGGCGCAGAAGCTTCTCGCGGATCTTGTAGCCGCGCCGGATCTCCTCCAACACCTGGTGGTCGGGGAATTCACTGGTTTCGATGCTTCCGAGGGCCTCGTGGACTCGCGGGTCGAACTGCGCTCCGACGGTCTCGACGGGCAGGACCTGCAGCCCCTTCAAAGCATCTTCCATTTGCTTGAGGATGAGCTCAACGCCACCGCGAAGCTGCTCTGCCGATCCCTCGGCCTTCAGCGCCAACTGGAAGTTGTCCATCACGCCAAGGAAGGGCTCGACCGTGCTGCCGATGGTGTACTCGCGGGCATCGGCGCGTTCCTTCTGCTCGCGCTTGCGGGCGTTGTCGAACTCAGCCTGCAGACGGGCGAGGCGGTCGAGCAGCTGCTCCTTATCGCCGCGAAGCTGTTCGATCTCGACCTGGGCGGCGTTGGCGGTGGCGGTCTCCGAGCCGCTCTCTTCACCGGCCTGTTGCACCGTCCGCTTGCCTGCCTGGGTGTCGTTCATCTGCTGGTCGCTTGCTTCTTCAAAGACTTCATTCTGTGTGGTCATCTCTTCCCCAATTTCCTTGTTCTTATCAATTCCGGCCCATCTTGCGACCCGATCCCAACTTTTTTCCCGTTTCTCGGCCACAAATATCTCCTATCCCGAAGGATGCAGCATACGGTCGAAGACCTGAGAGATGTAGCTCACCGCATTCATAGTGTTCTCATAGTGCATCCGTTTCGGGCCAATTACCCCAACGGTACCGCGACTTTCGCCGCCCATTCTCGCCGGGGCGGCAATCAGCACCAGCCCGGCCATCTCCGGCGCGTGCTCTTCGAGGTCGAAGACCACGCGGACCGACTCCTGCCTCGCATCGATGTAGGCATTCAATAGATCGACCAGGCGCTGCTTCTCTTCAAGCGCCGCGAGGACTTCGCGCAGCCGGGAGGCGTCCTGCTGGCCTGAGATGAGATTGGCTACGCCCTCGACATAGACGGTCTGATGCGCCTGCGCGCTGGCTGGAACGGTGTGCGACCAAAGCTGCTGCACCTGCGTAATCAGTTTCTGATATTCGCTGCGCTCGTGTTCGACCATGCGGGCGATCTCTTCGCGGACGCGCTCGACGCTCCAGCCACGGAAGTGCTCGTTGAGGAAGTTGGCAGCGATTTCGAGCTCGCGCAGGGAGAGGTCGCGATCGAGGGCAAGGACGCGGTCGCGGACCATGCCGGACTTGGTGACGACGACGGCGAGGACGCGGGCTTCTGCGAGGCGCGAGAAGTGGACGTGCTCGAGCATATCGCCGTCAGAGGCGGCGGCGATGGCGACGCCGACTCCACTAGAAAGCGTGGCGAGAACATGCGAGGTGCGCTGAAGGACGGCCTGGGTCCCGGCGAGACCGACGAAGTTCGAATCGATCTGCGAGCGCGAACTGGCTGAGAGGCGGGCCGGCGCTACGCCGCTAAGTTGTTCTACGTAAAGGCGAAACGCGCGGGCGGTGGGTATTCGGCCGGCGGAGGTGTGCGGCTGTTCGAGCAAGCCGGAGTCAGCTAGCTCCGCCATCTCGTTGCGGATGGTGGCGGCCGACATGCCGATGGCCTGGCCGGAGCGGTCGATGACCTGCAGACGAGCTACGGTGGCCGAGCCGACGGGCTCGCCGGTGGCGATGTAGCTTTCGACGATGGCCGTAAGAATCGCCCGCTGACGCGGGGTGCAGTTCAAGCTATGGTTTGCCTCTGCCATCTCTCCTGGCCACCTTTCCTAAAATTTGCGGATCGCACGGCGTCCCACTCACATTTAAGAATACGCCAAGTGTCAAGAGGCGGGGTGAAGCAAAGGTTTAGGGGATAGGGTTCAGGGTGTAGGAGGCCGCTTGCTACACCCCATCCCCTTACACCCTGGTCTTTAGGTTATTTCGAGGACGTCATCCGTTCGGCTGGCGATCTCTACCGCCGCGCTCGCCACTTTCCGGGCAATCGCATAGAAATCCTTTGCAATCTCCGAATCAGGACCAGCTACAGCCACCGGCATTCCCGAATCTCCACCTTTGCGGATGGAGGGATCAAGCTCCAGCGAGCCGAGGAATTCTAGGCCGAACTGGGCCGCTGTGCGCTCGGCTCCGCCGGAGGAGAAGATGTCGATGACCTGCTGGCAGTGCGGGCAGGTGAAGTGGCTCATGTTTTCGACGATGCCAATGACTTCAACCTTGACCTGGTGGAACATCTCGAGGGCCTTGCGGGCGTCCTGGAGGCTGACGTCGCTGGGTGTCGAGACAACGACTGCACCGGTCAACGGGACGGTCTGGACGAGGGAGATGACGACATCGCCGGTGCCGGGGGGTAGGTCGACGATGAGGAAGTCGAGGGTGCCCCACTGCACCTGCTGCAGGAACTGGCGGATGATCTGGTGAAGCATGGGGCCGCGCATGACCATCGGCTTGTCGCCGGGGGAGATGAGGCCGACGGAGATGAACTTGACGCCGTGCGAGACGATGGGCTCGATCATGTTCTCGCCAACGATGTTGGGCTGGCGGGTGACGCCGAGCATCATGGGGACGTTGGGGCCGTAGATGTCGGCGTCGATGAGGCCGACCTTGTAGCCGAGCTTGCTTAGGGCTACGGCTAGGTTGACTGCTACCGTGGTCTTGCCGACTCCACCCTTACCGCTGCCGACGGCAATGACATGCGCTACGCCGGGAAGAGGTTGCGGTGCCTGCTGCGGTGCTCCCATGTGTCCCATAAAACTCCTTCAAGGCCTGATTCTAGTTTGCGCCCTCGTGTGGCGTGCAGAAAGCTGCCCTATCGGGGTAGCCCGGCTTTCCAGAAATCATCGCGAAAGTTCACGATGGATCTGGCTGCACTGTTAATCTCGTCGTCCGTGTACTCTTTGATCGTCGCCTCATAGTCGCCGTAGCGCGTGAACCGGACGCCAAGCGACATAAAACGCTGCTGCAACTCCGTCGATAACGCGCCGAATGCCGGCTGCTCTCGGATGTTGCACATGAGAGAGGACGATGAGACAAGCCGCTCGCGAATGGGGAGATCACTCGCGACCAAGACCATGAATGCCGCTTCTACCGCCTCTCCCATATCGAGGTAACTCCGTTGCTCGATACTCAGCATCGCGATCTCCTGATAAGCATTTTCTAACTCCTATACCTGCCAGCCTGGTGCTGTCTTCTCTCTCATCTCTTTCTTCCTGGCCACCTCACCTGAGCGCATCTCGCGGCGTCGACCGGCATCTTCGTAGCGGCGCTTCTGGTGTTCGGTCTCGGGGATGATCTGCGGGACTTCGAGCTTGTTGCCTGCCTGGTCGACGGCTACGAACGTCAAGTAGGCGGAGGAGACGTGGCGGAGCTTCTGCTGGCGAACGTCTTCGACCATGACGCGGACTCCCACCTCCATCGAGGTCCGGTAGGCGCGGTTGACACTTGCCTTGAGGATGAGCAGTTCGCCGATCTTGACGGGAGCGACGAAGTCGAGGTGGTCCATGCTGGCGGTGATGCAGATGGCGCGGGCGTGGCGCGAGGCGGCCATGGCGGCGACGAGGTCGATGTACTGCATGAGGCGACCGCCAAAGAGGTTGCCGATTCCGTTCGAGTCGTTCGGGAAGACGATCTCACTGCGCTCGGATTGGGACTCGGCGACGGTGCGGGCTGTCTGGGTTGGCTCAGGCATTCCTCTCCATCATACTTCGCCGCCTTCGCAACCTTTCCGCAGTAGGCACGCTAGAATTCAACTTGACTATGGATAGACTCGCCGCCTTCGCTGAAATTCTTGCCGCCGACCCCGCCAATTCCTTTGCCCGCTACGGCCTGGCGATGGAGCATCTGAGCCAGTCGGAGCCTGATGCGGCACTGGCGGAGTTTGCCCGGACGATTGAGCACAACCCGGACTACGTGCCGGCGTACCAGATGTCGGCGCAGACGCTGGTGAAGATGAACCGGTCGGAAGAGGCGGTGACGCTGCTGCAGCAGGGGCTTGCTGCCGCGGCACGGACGGGGAATGCTCATGCCGCGAGCGAGATGCAGGGGCTGCTGGACGAACTCGCCTGATTTCTCCACCTCACGCACACAGGCGAGCTGGGTGCATCTCTCCGCCGTTGTCGACATCTATACTTAGACATGGCGACTTCCCTACCCTCGACCTTAGGCGCTCTTCGCGCCAGTGAATACACCCCGGCCCGTCTTGCACGCTCTGTAAAGGATGAGCTTCGCGACAACCTGATCGCCCGGCTTCGAGCGCGTGCGGGCGCTGAGAGTGCGGTGCCCCTGTTTCCCGGCATCGTTGGGTACGAAGATACGGTGGTACCGCAGATTGTGAACGCGGTGCTGTCGAAGCACAACTTCATCCTGCTGGGGCTGCGCGGGCAGGCTAAGTCGCGCATTTTGCGCTCGCTGACGACGCTGCTCGATGCGCAGAGCCCGTATGTTGCGGGGTCGGAGCTGCGCGACAATCCGTATGCTCCGCTATCGAAGTTCTCGAAAGACCTGATTGCGAAGATGGGCGATGAGACGCCGATCGCGTGGATGACGCCGAACGATCGCTACGTGGAGAAGCTGGCGACGCCGGACGTGACAGTGGCCGATCTTGTCGGCGACATCGATCCGATCAAGGCGGCGCGGTCGAATCAGGACCTTGGCTCCGAGCTGACGATGCACTATGGGCTGCTGCCGCGGGCGAACCGCGGCATCTTCTGCATCAACGAGGTGCCAGACCTTGCGGGCAAGATCCAGGTGGCGCTCTTCAACATCATGCAGGAAGGCGACGTGCAGATTAAGGGCTACCCTGTGCGGCTGGCGCTGGATGTCGCGATCGTCTTCTCGGCCAACCCGGAGGACTACACGGCGCGCGGCAAGATTGTGACTCCGCTGAAAGACCGCATTGGGTCGGAGATTCGCACGCACTATCCGGATAGCATCAACGAAGGCATCGCGATCACGCAGCAGGAGGCGTGGACGAAGCGTGGCGGCGAGTTGAAGGTCGAGATTCCGACGTACATCCGGCAGGTGGTGGAGCAGATTGCCTTCTCCGCGCGTGAAGACAAGAAGGTCGATAAGCGGTCAGGCGTGTCGCAGCGGCTGCCGATCTCGACGATGGAGCTGGTGGTTTCGAATGCGGAACGGCGGGCCCTGATTCATGGTGAGAGCGTTGCCGTGCCTCGGATCGGCGATATCTACGCGGCGCTGCCGGGCATCTCGGGCAAGATCGAGCTGGAGTATGAGGGCGAGATGCGCGGGGCGGATGTCGTCATTCGCGAGATCATTCGCGGTGCTGTCGCTACTATCTTCGATGAGTACTTCACCGGGACGAACACACAGCAGATTGAGCAGTGGTTCAACCTGGGAGGGACGGTCGCGTTGACGGACGAGTTCTCTTCCGTCACCTCGCAGGACGAGTTGAAGCAGATTCAGGGGCTCTTCGAGAAGTTGTCGCCACTGCAGATCAATTCGAAGTCGAAGCCGGAGATTGCGGTGAGTGCGGCGGAGTTTCTGCTGGAAGGAATGTATGCGCACAAGCGTATCAGCCGCAGCGAGGAGCGGACGTTCA is part of the Granulicella aggregans genome and encodes:
- the dnaJ gene encoding molecular chaperone DnaJ, yielding MSATANVTKTDFYEVLSVSRDASDQELKTAYRKLAMQYHPDRNPDNPEAEEQFKACSEAYQVLSDPDKRAAYDRYGHAAFNGGGGGGNPFQGGSPFGGQDVGDVFSDLFGEMFNMGGQRKASRVQRGRDLRFDMTLEFEEAVFGKEKEITIKRMETCLDCRGSGAAKGKAPVTCPQCKGAGQMRFQQGFFSVARTCPKCSGTGSIISDPCQSCRGETRVQKEHTILVKVPAGVEQDTRIRYQGEGEAGMFGGPTGDLYVVLNVKPHKFFERDGDDLHCMVPISFPQAALGTELEIQTLEGPATIKVPEGTQSGKEIKLRGQGVPHLNEHGKGDLIVEIRVSTPTKLSKSQRELLKQLEETMTVENTPASRSVFSKVKDIFS
- a CDS encoding ArsR/SmtB family transcription factor, which produces MGKTLGQKSRIANLALDIYSTIHNHMVVDNLGTTFAALSDPTRRAMVQRLSHGPASVHGLTEPFALSQQMISKHIAYLVRARIVIKTKRGRESVCTLRPEAIKTVSDWAMSYRRFWEESFDKLEVVVNQMKKEEVRNDGKHG
- a CDS encoding tetratricopeptide repeat protein — encoded protein: MDRLAAFAEILAADPANSFARYGLAMEHLSQSEPDAALAEFARTIEHNPDYVPAYQMSAQTLVKMNRSEEAVTLLQQGLAAAARTGNAHAASEMQGLLDELA
- the hrcA gene encoding heat-inducible transcriptional repressor HrcA, whose product is MAEANHSLNCTPRQRAILTAIVESYIATGEPVGSATVARLQVIDRSGQAIGMSAATIRNEMAELADSGLLEQPHTSAGRIPTARAFRLYVEQLSGVAPARLSASSRSQIDSNFVGLAGTQAVLQRTSHVLATLSSGVGVAIAAASDGDMLEHVHFSRLAEARVLAVVVTKSGMVRDRVLALDRDLSLRELEIAANFLNEHFRGWSVERVREEIARMVEHERSEYQKLITQVQQLWSHTVPASAQAHQTVYVEGVANLISGQQDASRLREVLAALEEKQRLVDLLNAYIDARQESVRVVFDLEEHAPEMAGLVLIAAPARMGGESRGTVGVIGPKRMHYENTMNAVSYISQVFDRMLHPSG
- a CDS encoding Mrp/NBP35 family ATP-binding protein, producing the protein MGHMGAPQQAPQPLPGVAHVIAVGSGKGGVGKTTVAVNLAVALSKLGYKVGLIDADIYGPNVPMMLGVTRQPNIVGENMIEPIVSHGVKFISVGLISPGDKPMVMRGPMLHQIIRQFLQQVQWGTLDFLIVDLPPGTGDVVISLVQTVPLTGAVVVSTPSDVSLQDARKALEMFHQVKVEVIGIVENMSHFTCPHCQQVIDIFSSGGAERTAAQFGLEFLGSLELDPSIRKGGDSGMPVAVAGPDSEIAKDFYAIARKVASAAVEIASRTDDVLEIT
- a CDS encoding acyl-CoA thioesterase, which gives rise to MPEPTQTARTVAESQSERSEIVFPNDSNGIGNLFGGRLMQYIDLVAAMAASRHARAICITASMDHLDFVAPVKIGELLILKASVNRAYRTSMEVGVRVMVEDVRQQKLRHVSSAYLTFVAVDQAGNKLEVPQIIPETEHQKRRYEDAGRRREMRSGEVARKKEMREKTAPGWQV
- a CDS encoding PP2C family protein-serine/threonine phosphatase, with the protein product MAELGSPLPIRADLGRVTGIDLHGQYSSEPTGGDLFDMVQVGPRVAFLLTDIAGRRPEVDPILAEMQRVFRTSSEGLLNGRDVNLMEATEALILAINQALIGVAKGVRFAPTMVGCYDVQLGVLAYINAGGQTAVFQDSEGTRALPNVSVPLGLFTHLPYDASIQAFEPGATLLVVTKGVTESMGGRNPFGPEKVMEVLQRAKAESASGICSAVLTAADPFRKRRWNWLPFRGNLVRADVTALAMVRTLRPD
- a CDS encoding sigma 54-interacting transcriptional regulator — translated: MATSLPSTLGALRASEYTPARLARSVKDELRDNLIARLRARAGAESAVPLFPGIVGYEDTVVPQIVNAVLSKHNFILLGLRGQAKSRILRSLTTLLDAQSPYVAGSELRDNPYAPLSKFSKDLIAKMGDETPIAWMTPNDRYVEKLATPDVTVADLVGDIDPIKAARSNQDLGSELTMHYGLLPRANRGIFCINEVPDLAGKIQVALFNIMQEGDVQIKGYPVRLALDVAIVFSANPEDYTARGKIVTPLKDRIGSEIRTHYPDSINEGIAITQQEAWTKRGGELKVEIPTYIRQVVEQIAFSAREDKKVDKRSGVSQRLPISTMELVVSNAERRALIHGESVAVPRIGDIYAALPGISGKIELEYEGEMRGADVVIREIIRGAVATIFDEYFTGTNTQQIEQWFNLGGTVALTDEFSSVTSQDELKQIQGLFEKLSPLQINSKSKPEIAVSAAEFLLEGMYAHKRISRSEERTFTAAEKKQRNNDAANYAEKMREREIERDDYKNRTRRGFN
- a CDS encoding RsmE family RNA methyltransferase, producing MRRRFIADTWTDTTAALTGDQAVHLARVLRAEPGQIYDIVANGFLHRAEIARVSPDEVLFTLHEELEANAALPLHLLLAIFKFDHFEWAVEKATELGVGSITPVLARRTEKHLAQAAAKRVERWRRIALEAAKQSRRTDIPAIADPIPLKLALEQEPAATRILLSETEQEVPLSAALQSSSAGELALAIGPEGGWTPEEMALFTTHAWQHVTLGPRILRAETAAIAAIAISSTHFL
- a CDS encoding SRPBCC family protein → MMENTVSEVERMVVTRIFDAPRELVWKAWTDPKYVMQWWGPKGFTAPVCEMDFRVGGKFLCCMRAPDGQEFWNAAEYHEIVPYEKIVSSMYFSDSKGNKIDPAQLGIEHEAVDGAYDVTLFEDLGNGQTKLTFIGNEPMESAKNSGQMEGWIQILDKVAAVVAELVQAR
- a CDS encoding nucleotide exchange factor GrpE, giving the protein MTTQNEVFEEASDQQMNDTQAGKRTVQQAGEESGSETATANAAQVEIEQLRGDKEQLLDRLARLQAEFDNARKREQKERADAREYTIGSTVEPFLGVMDNFQLALKAEGSAEQLRGGVELILKQMEDALKGLQVLPVETVGAQFDPRVHEALGSIETSEFPDHQVLEEIRRGYKIREKLLRPALVRIASNSAQVTA